The following coding sequences are from one Mycoplasma mycoides subsp. capri window:
- a CDS encoding DNA recombination protein RmuC — protein MNLTIILIILISILTIICISILFYLIKTKNNDSKIDLTSLKDNLNNKFDTNKELITKEIEKDTEITKTNLINLKETVNKQKEDLTKSLDKLEENIKKFNEITNNINTIDKKVDTSVKNINELSLIFKNSKTRGNLGEFTLEWILTNVLGEKTDNGIWQTQYQYKNSKVIVDAIIKTQINDKKIAIDSKFPLTKANVLISENTDTYLYKQAEDEFKKTIKNMIKELNNKYISNSENVSSVIMFIPSEAIFELIWSKFTDIFSEAIKNKIWICSPTTLPAVLYSQQISIKEYKISKNINEIQKLIKTITDDVKRLLDRNEKMSKIYEKYKTETEEVFKEFQTSANKIDKNYSKLEAINIDDNQE, from the coding sequence ATGAATTTAACTATCATTTTAATAATTTTAATAAGTATATTAACTATTATTTGTATTAGTATTTTATTTTATTTAATTAAAACTAAAAATAATGATTCTAAAATTGATCTAACTAGTTTAAAAGATAATTTAAACAATAAATTTGATACTAATAAAGAATTGATTACTAAAGAAATAGAAAAAGATACTGAAATTACTAAAACTAATTTAATTAATTTAAAAGAAACAGTTAACAAACAAAAAGAAGATCTAACAAAATCATTAGATAAACTAGAAGAAAATATTAAAAAATTTAATGAAATTACTAATAATATAAATACAATTGATAAAAAAGTTGATACATCAGTTAAAAACATTAATGAATTATCTTTAATTTTTAAAAATAGTAAAACTAGAGGAAACTTAGGTGAGTTTACTTTAGAATGAATTTTGACTAATGTTTTAGGTGAAAAAACAGATAATGGAATTTGACAAACTCAATATCAATATAAAAACTCTAAGGTAATAGTTGATGCTATTATTAAAACACAAATTAATGATAAAAAGATTGCAATTGATTCTAAGTTTCCTTTAACAAAAGCAAATGTCTTAATTTCAGAAAATACTGATACTTATTTATATAAACAAGCTGAAGATGAATTTAAAAAAACAATTAAAAATATGATTAAAGAATTAAATAATAAATATATTTCTAATTCTGAAAATGTTTCTAGTGTAATTATGTTTATACCTTCTGAAGCTATATTTGAACTAATTTGATCTAAATTTACTGATATCTTTAGTGAAGCTATTAAAAATAAAATTTGAATTTGTTCACCAACTACTTTACCAGCTGTTTTGTATTCTCAACAAATTAGTATTAAAGAATATAAGATTAGTAAAAATATTAATGAAATTCAAAAACTAATTAAAACAATAACTGATGATGTTAAAAGACTATTAGATAGAAATGAAAAAATGTCTAAGATTTATGAAAAGTATAAAACAGAAACAGAAGAAGTTTTTAAAGAATTTCAAACTTCAGCAAATAAAATTGATAAAAACTATTCTAAACTAGAAGCAATAAATATTGATGATAACCAAGAATAA
- a CDS encoding C1 family peptidase produces MKKYWYKKISLLVCSNIILTTPALLFLNKTLTSNYSTNLVTFNNQKINNESKKENRKYYSLRDDYLLFHQLQDQSGLCWDFSSIKALETALMINNNEMYDLSEASIAAQLENRVANGANFFDFHNALKNGISFESDFIFSDLYYLPNSGTYYKKILDLYKPKFIHNLADKLQMVIFDRYNIKNDLNDIKYHISNNSALMVGIEYWNIKSNDSNNKKTSEIVSDYGANGHAVSIIGWDDNYKCIDGSVGAFIVLNSDNKYENSDGVNYLPYNTSVLYMNLYGYKYIGDKLITSKSTNSIINKYSGYYNSQNNQKPNSDSKPLNQNVFNWTDDIKIEYHFNTNIADLIKMDVQIYLDNLNITDKFKITNNNSVTNVSYENKDNKLKPGSYTVKLNYKYKSKSEPNKLKTQQETRQIYIFDGSENLYSGSAVYTNSNNDYSLVVHSSNSYSANNKIPVFLTSKKQHETNYDLNYGYAPTYLNADNDIEYRIGSDKIGSLEKSTYAFNLNLNLLNDKYKENHFKIDIDKYVNNIKTDTKKYQVFRLDTNKQYIIAKLYFDTNNRQLNNLVNEVVFENNNNSFKWYLDNNTNSDLKIKEYQYVDSNGNYQTLLKDEKGYYIDQELVKKLQTGNGNLNYIGSTTNQTNSYRYPVIIKPIFENNTPDFKVEVNRLKETFQANDIVQPIDFEINITDKGQNITLIPDRIVYQNNESILKGDHKSITLQYHYKNKVYDQKVDINVNKKVIYQGLQLISNKLKHDPINGVSPEFNQLIDTNLVEIRENWKNQIGKYAVVLKILDPNYVFENQKDTMLLEWYVVDDLSSDIISNDNNTSSQNVSVLNNNSNDISTNKENKDQILEKLSNITQKQQYKKTNTFWIVISLLISLSSIAFTGLLIWIIKRNKKTKN; encoded by the coding sequence ATGAAAAAGTATTGATATAAAAAAATAAGTTTATTAGTTTGTTCTAATATTATACTAACTACTCCAGCTCTATTATTTTTAAATAAAACACTAACTAGTAACTATTCAACTAATCTAGTTACATTTAATAATCAAAAAATAAACAATGAATCTAAAAAAGAAAATAGAAAATATTATTCATTAAGAGATGATTATCTTTTATTTCATCAACTTCAAGATCAAAGTGGATTATGCTGAGATTTTTCTTCAATTAAAGCTTTAGAAACTGCTTTAATGATTAATAATAATGAGATGTATGATTTATCAGAAGCAAGTATAGCTGCTCAATTAGAAAATAGAGTCGCAAATGGAGCTAATTTTTTTGATTTTCATAATGCTTTAAAAAACGGAATATCTTTTGAATCAGATTTTATCTTTAGTGATCTTTATTATTTACCAAATTCTGGAACTTATTATAAAAAGATTCTTGATCTTTATAAACCTAAATTCATTCATAATTTAGCTGATAAACTACAAATGGTTATATTTGATAGATACAATATTAAAAATGATTTAAATGATATAAAGTATCACATTTCTAATAATTCAGCTTTAATGGTAGGAATTGAATATTGAAATATAAAATCAAATGATTCTAATAATAAAAAAACTAGTGAAATTGTTAGTGATTATGGAGCAAATGGACATGCAGTTTCAATTATTGGTTGAGATGATAATTATAAATGTATTGATGGATCAGTAGGTGCTTTTATTGTTTTAAATAGTGATAATAAGTATGAAAATAGTGATGGAGTGAACTATTTACCATATAATACTAGTGTTTTATATATGAACTTGTATGGTTATAAATATATTGGTGATAAATTAATAACATCAAAAAGTACAAATTCAATTATTAATAAATATAGTGGTTATTATAATTCACAAAATAATCAAAAACCAAATTCAGATTCTAAGCCTTTAAATCAAAATGTTTTTAATTGAACTGATGATATTAAAATAGAATATCATTTTAATACAAATATAGCTGATCTAATTAAAATGGATGTGCAAATTTATTTAGATAATTTAAATATTACTGATAAATTTAAAATAACTAATAATAATAGTGTTACTAACGTATCATATGAAAATAAAGATAATAAATTAAAACCAGGTTCATATACAGTTAAATTAAATTATAAATACAAATCAAAATCTGAACCTAACAAATTAAAAACTCAACAAGAAACAAGACAAATTTATATATTTGATGGTAGTGAAAACTTATATTCAGGTTCTGCTGTTTATACAAATTCAAATAATGATTATAGTTTAGTTGTTCATAGCTCAAATTCATATTCAGCAAATAATAAAATACCAGTTTTTTTAACTTCTAAAAAACAACATGAAACTAATTATGATTTAAATTATGGTTATGCACCAACTTATTTAAATGCTGATAATGATATTGAATATCGTATCGGTTCTGATAAAATTGGGTCTTTAGAAAAATCTACATATGCTTTTAATTTAAACCTAAATTTATTAAATGACAAATATAAAGAGAATCATTTTAAAATAGATATTGATAAATATGTTAATAATATAAAAACTGATACTAAAAAATATCAAGTTTTTAGATTAGATACAAATAAACAATATATTATAGCTAAATTGTATTTTGATACAAATAATAGACAGTTAAATAACTTAGTAAATGAAGTTGTTTTTGAAAATAATAATAATTCATTTAAATGATATTTAGATAATAATACAAATAGTGATTTAAAAATAAAAGAATATCAATATGTTGATAGTAATGGTAATTATCAAACTTTATTAAAAGATGAAAAAGGATATTATATTGATCAAGAGTTAGTAAAAAAACTACAAACAGGTAATGGTAATTTAAATTATATTGGTTCAACAACAAATCAAACTAATTCATATCGTTATCCAGTTATAATTAAACCTATATTTGAAAATAATACTCCTGATTTTAAAGTTGAAGTTAATAGATTAAAAGAAACTTTTCAAGCAAATGATATAGTACAACCTATTGATTTTGAAATAAATATCACTGATAAAGGTCAAAATATAACTTTAATCCCAGATAGAATTGTTTATCAAAATAATGAAAGCATTCTTAAAGGTGATCACAAATCAATAACTTTACAATATCACTATAAGAACAAAGTTTATGATCAAAAAGTTGATATAAATGTTAATAAAAAAGTTATTTATCAAGGTTTACAGTTAATAAGTAATAAATTAAAACATGATCCAATCAATGGTGTTTCTCCTGAGTTTAATCAACTTATTGATACTAATTTAGTTGAAATTAGAGAAAATTGAAAAAATCAAATTGGTAAGTATGCTGTAGTATTAAAAATTCTAGATCCAAATTATGTGTTTGAAAATCAAAAAGATACTATGCTATTAGAATGATATGTTGTTGATGATTTATCATCTGATATTATTTCTAATGATAACAATACTTCTAGTCAAAATGTTTCTGTTTTAAACAATAATTCAAATGATATATCTACTAATAAAGAAAATAAAGATCAAATTTTAGAAAAGCTTTCAAATATAACTCAAAAACAACAATATAAAAAAACTAATACATTTTGAATAGTTATTTCACTTTTAATAAGCTTGAGTAGTATTGCATTTACTGGTTTATTAATATGAATAATAAAAAGAAATAAAAAAACTAAAAACTAA
- a CDS encoding phosphatidate cytidylyltransferase yields the protein MNTIINKDENKIKQIKKNLKTRLISATILVLLLGVYLAFPILYYFTNDSSSKLIIAYNVISLVLSSCVLFLSIRELLISFEIKNLDQKLFIEILTVILFWIPFSNIEAKIPVYNDLNLKEYWYLIVIAIGLYLFLITFFLMKFCNKNIYQVTKIIFVLLIMVLAFKAINFLGFLKAYNKILYGFSSIIWIWATIILTDSFAYLFGIRFGRHKLAPTISPKKSWEGAIGGFFSSVIINLIWVLTIFFIPWTKSFAPFIGMYDLLLNKDDNLMLITYIFLTVLVSLFTQFGDLIFSYIKRSIDIKDFSNLIPGHGGILDRLDSFYFVFFIIYIILHISLTFNRI from the coding sequence ATGAATACAATTATTAATAAAGATGAAAATAAAATCAAACAAATTAAAAAAAATCTAAAAACAAGATTAATTTCAGCAACAATTTTAGTATTGCTATTAGGTGTTTATTTAGCATTTCCAATATTGTATTACTTTACTAATGATAGTTCTTCTAAACTTATAATTGCTTATAATGTAATTTCATTAGTTTTAAGTAGTTGTGTGTTATTTTTATCAATTAGAGAGTTATTAATTTCATTTGAAATTAAAAATTTAGACCAAAAACTATTTATTGAAATTTTAACAGTCATTTTATTTTGAATTCCATTTAGTAATATCGAAGCAAAAATTCCAGTTTATAATGATTTAAACTTAAAAGAATATTGATATTTAATAGTAATTGCAATTGGTTTATACTTATTTTTAATTACCTTTTTTTTAATGAAATTTTGTAATAAAAACATTTATCAAGTAACTAAAATCATCTTTGTTTTATTAATTATGGTTCTTGCTTTTAAAGCGATTAATTTTTTAGGTTTTTTAAAAGCATATAACAAAATTTTGTATGGATTTAGTTCTATTATTTGAATATGAGCAACTATTATTCTAACTGATAGTTTTGCTTATTTATTTGGAATTAGATTTGGTAGACACAAATTAGCTCCAACTATTAGTCCTAAAAAAAGTTGAGAAGGAGCTATTGGTGGATTTTTTTCTAGTGTAATTATTAATTTAATTTGAGTTTTAACTATCTTTTTTATTCCATGAACAAAAAGTTTTGCTCCATTTATAGGAATGTATGACTTATTGTTAAATAAAGATGATAATTTAATGTTAATAACTTATATATTTTTAACTGTTTTAGTTTCTTTATTTACTCAATTTGGAGATTTAATTTTTAGTTATATTAAAAGAAGTATCGATATTAAAGATTTTTCTAATTTAATCCCAGGTCATGGTGGAATTTTAGATAGATTAGATTCATTTTATTTTGTCTTTTTTATCATTTATATAATTTTACATATTAGTCTAACATTTAATAGAATATAG
- the trpS gene encoding tryptophan--tRNA ligase, with protein MQKQIMVSGITPSGTMTLGNYLGVVKRFIQYQNEYDLFIFIANLHAITLPQEKEKLKKNTKEIAALYFACGLDINKTTIFLQSDVLEHAQLGWILTTNTSMGELSRMTQFKDKSLKAESVNGKGYIPTGLFTYPALMAADILLYDPKYVPVGIDQKQHIEITRDIAIRMNNKYGEMFSIPEPLINSEIKIMDLQDPTKKMSKSSTNPKAIITMLDSIDEIKSKIKAAVTDSENLIKYDPINKPGVSNLITIYCQLKNISIKQAEKHWENKNYKDLKDDVTQVLIDEIIPIQTKFKELYNSKQVEQWLELGANKARHIANKKLNKVQNLMGLNYNRK; from the coding sequence ATGCAAAAACAAATAATGGTTTCAGGAATTACTCCAAGTGGAACTATGACTTTGGGTAATTATTTAGGAGTAGTTAAAAGATTTATACAATATCAAAATGAATATGACTTATTTATTTTTATTGCTAATTTACATGCAATTACACTACCTCAAGAAAAAGAAAAATTGAAAAAAAATACTAAAGAAATTGCTGCTTTGTATTTTGCTTGTGGGTTAGATATCAATAAAACTACTATTTTTTTACAATCAGATGTTTTAGAACATGCTCAATTAGGTTGAATTTTAACAACTAATACTAGTATGGGTGAATTATCTAGAATGACTCAATTTAAAGATAAATCTTTAAAAGCTGAATCAGTTAATGGAAAAGGATATATTCCAACAGGTTTATTTACTTATCCAGCTTTAATGGCAGCAGACATTTTATTATATGATCCAAAATATGTACCAGTTGGAATTGATCAAAAACAACACATTGAAATTACTAGAGATATTGCTATTAGAATGAATAATAAATATGGAGAAATGTTTAGTATTCCAGAACCTTTAATTAATAGTGAAATTAAAATTATGGATCTTCAAGATCCAACTAAAAAAATGTCTAAATCTAGTACTAATCCAAAAGCAATAATTACAATGTTAGATTCAATTGATGAAATTAAATCAAAAATTAAAGCTGCAGTTACTGATTCAGAAAATTTAATTAAATATGATCCAATTAATAAACCTGGTGTTTCTAATTTAATTACTATTTATTGTCAGTTAAAAAATATTTCAATTAAACAAGCTGAAAAACATTGAGAAAACAAAAACTATAAAGATCTAAAAGATGATGTAACTCAAGTTCTAATTGATGAAATTATTCCAATTCAAACAAAATTTAAAGAATTATATAATTCAAAACAAGTTGAACAATGATTAGAACTTGGTGCTAATAAAGCTAGACATATTGCTAATAAAAAACTTAATAAAGTACAAAATTTAATGGGATTAAACTATAATAGAAAATAA
- a CDS encoding M24 family metallopeptidase, with protein sequence MTKHEIINELLEKNNADAILLYSPENRYWFSKFHSSLGYLIITKTQSHLFLDGRYITAARNNKNINKDIELHHFSKNLKQDLIDILNQNNVKTLAFESDWTYFEQYQAYKNHWFKDFDLIGINCSKIRMIKDDWEIANIKKACDITDQVFQAALDFIKPGITEKQLQRFIDDKFLEFGADKISFDTIIASGVNGSMPHAVPSDKVINNNELITIDMGCFYNGYCSDQTRTIALGDVDPKLVEIYNIVYEAQSLGISLVKEGVIAGDIHKQVYDFIDKKGYGKYFDHGLGHGIGVEIHEEPSVGSTGSEVLKENMTITIEPGIYIPDLGGVRIEDDVLVTKTGCKLLTSSPRILLKLQK encoded by the coding sequence ATGACTAAACATGAAATAATTAATGAATTATTAGAAAAAAATAATGCTGATGCAATTTTGTTATATTCACCTGAAAATAGATACTGATTTTCTAAATTTCACTCTTCACTTGGATATTTAATTATTACAAAAACTCAAAGTCACTTATTTTTAGATGGAAGATATATAACAGCTGCTAGAAATAATAAAAATATTAATAAAGATATTGAGTTACATCATTTTTCAAAAAATTTAAAACAAGATCTAATAGATATATTAAACCAAAATAATGTAAAAACTTTAGCATTCGAATCTGATTGAACTTATTTTGAACAATACCAAGCTTATAAAAACCACTGATTCAAAGATTTTGATTTAATTGGAATTAATTGCTCAAAAATAAGAATGATAAAAGATGATTGAGAAATTGCTAACATAAAAAAAGCTTGTGATATTACCGATCAAGTATTTCAAGCAGCTCTTGATTTTATAAAACCAGGAATTACTGAAAAACAATTACAAAGATTTATTGATGATAAATTTTTAGAATTTGGTGCTGATAAAATCAGTTTTGATACAATAATTGCTTCTGGAGTTAATGGAAGTATGCCTCATGCAGTTCCAAGTGATAAAGTAATTAATAATAATGAATTAATCACTATTGATATGGGTTGTTTTTATAATGGATATTGTTCAGATCAAACAAGAACAATTGCTTTAGGTGATGTTGATCCAAAACTAGTTGAAATTTATAATATTGTTTATGAAGCTCAAAGTCTAGGAATTAGCTTAGTTAAAGAAGGTGTAATTGCTGGAGATATTCATAAACAAGTTTATGATTTTATAGATAAAAAAGGGTATGGAAAATATTTTGATCATGGATTAGGTCATGGAATTGGTGTTGAAATTCATGAAGAGCCAAGTGTTGGATCAACTGGTAGTGAAGTTTTAAAAGAAAATATGACTATTACTATTGAGCCAGGAATTTATATTCCAGATTTGGGTGGTGTAAGAATTGAAGATGATGTTTTAGTAACTAAAACTGGATGTAAATTATTAACTTCTTCACCAAGAATTTTATTAAAATTACAAAAATAA
- the trmFO gene encoding methylenetetrahydrofolate--tRNA-(uracil(54)-C(5))-methyltransferase (FADH(2)-oxidizing) TrmFO, with protein MKTIRIIGAGLSGCEAAYYLLKKGYFVELYEIKTIKKNPIQHYDYFCELAYSDSFRSIDLNTSVGTLKKELELLDSLIIKAAKYASINQNNELVVNRIEFSKYITNYLKTFNNLKIIEQEYLNIDLNIPTIIAIGPISTPSFLNKLENLINKKNLKLFDSVEPTILKQSINTNICYSLDNNLDYLYSDLNKEQFEKFYNALISAKTFNSPLKNEIKLLEKNNYFSIESLAKNKQEFINNFKPINNNAYITITLKKDSVINNLYSIVNFQTSLMWNEQLKVFSLIPGLENLKIMRYGVMHKNNYINTKKILNLGVQLKTHKNIFFAGQIIGVDGYVESVCSGLISAINLDRYLNNKKMILPNKNSTIGSLYHYLLKTDSNFSPMRINWALVDMIDGFELSDNSKKFYSKRAIQLIKQYLKKINYK; from the coding sequence ATGAAAACAATAAGAATCATTGGAGCAGGACTATCAGGGTGTGAAGCTGCTTATTATTTATTAAAAAAAGGCTATTTTGTTGAATTGTATGAAATTAAAACTATTAAAAAAAATCCAATTCAACATTATGATTATTTTTGTGAATTAGCATATTCAGATTCATTTAGATCAATTGATTTAAACACTAGTGTTGGTACTTTAAAAAAAGAATTAGAACTTTTAGATTCACTAATTATAAAAGCAGCAAAATATGCTAGTATAAATCAAAATAATGAATTAGTTGTAAATAGAATTGAGTTTAGTAAATACATTACTAATTATTTAAAAACTTTTAATAACTTAAAAATTATAGAACAAGAATATTTAAATATTGATTTAAATATTCCAACAATTATAGCAATTGGTCCTATTTCAACACCAAGTTTTTTAAATAAATTAGAAAATTTAATTAATAAGAAGAATTTAAAATTATTTGATAGTGTAGAACCAACTATTTTAAAACAATCAATAAATACAAATATTTGTTATAGCTTAGATAATAATTTAGATTATTTATATTCTGATTTAAATAAAGAGCAATTTGAAAAATTTTACAATGCTTTAATTAGTGCAAAAACTTTTAATTCACCATTAAAAAATGAAATTAAATTACTAGAAAAAAACAATTATTTTAGCATTGAAAGTTTAGCTAAAAACAAACAAGAATTTATTAATAATTTTAAACCAATTAATAATAATGCTTATATAACTATTACATTAAAAAAAGATAGTGTTATTAATAATTTATATTCAATAGTTAATTTTCAAACTAGTTTAATGTGAAATGAACAATTAAAAGTTTTTAGCTTAATTCCTGGATTAGAAAATTTAAAAATTATGAGATATGGTGTTATGCATAAAAATAATTACATTAACACTAAAAAAATATTAAATTTAGGTGTGCAATTAAAAACACATAAAAATATTTTTTTTGCAGGTCAAATTATTGGAGTTGATGGATATGTTGAATCAGTTTGTTCTGGATTAATTAGTGCAATTAATTTAGATAGATATTTAAATAATAAAAAAATGATTCTACCTAATAAAAATTCAACAATAGGTTCACTTTATCATTATTTATTAAAAACTGATTCTAATTTTAGTCCAATGAGAATTAATTGAGCTTTAGTTGATATGATTGATGGTTTTGAATTATCTGATAATAGTAAAAAATTTTATTCAAAAAGAGCGATTCAACTAATAAAACAATATTTAAAAAAAATTAATTATAAGTAA